One genomic window of Microbacterium sp. BH-3-3-3 includes the following:
- a CDS encoding aspartate aminotransferase family protein — translation MTLLDTDLHTDLQAKARDHLWMHFSRQSTMTDGPGVPIIVKGEGHHIFDATGKKYIDGLAGLFVVNAGHGRRRIAQAAAKQAEELAFFPLWSYAHPAAIQLAERLAHLAPGDLNHVFFSTGGGEAVETAFKLAKQYWKTQGKSTKHKVISRAIAYHGTTQGALAITGLPVMKHMFEPVTPGGFRVPNTNYYRAEESGFGGGTPEEFGLWAADRIEQMIQFEGPETVAAVFLEPVQNAGGCFPAPAGYFQRVREICDKYDVLLVSDEVICAFGRLGHYFGATAYDYQPDMITFAKAVTSGYSPLGGTIISDRIYEPFAHGDATFPHGYTFGGHPVSAAVALENLDVFEEEGLLENVRTNSPIFRSTLERLNDLPIVGDVRGDGYFFGIELVKDKATKETFDDDESERLLRGFLSKALFDAGLYCRADDRGDPVIQLAPPLTIGPAEFDEIEQILRSVLTEAWTRL, via the coding sequence ATGACCCTTCTCGACACCGATCTGCACACCGACCTCCAGGCCAAGGCCCGCGACCACCTGTGGATGCACTTCTCCCGCCAGTCGACGATGACCGACGGCCCGGGTGTTCCCATCATCGTCAAGGGCGAAGGCCACCACATCTTCGACGCCACCGGCAAGAAGTACATCGACGGCCTCGCCGGTCTCTTCGTCGTCAACGCCGGTCACGGCCGTCGGCGCATCGCCCAGGCAGCGGCGAAGCAGGCCGAGGAACTGGCGTTCTTCCCCCTGTGGTCCTACGCCCACCCCGCCGCGATCCAGCTCGCCGAACGCCTCGCGCACCTCGCCCCCGGCGACCTGAACCACGTCTTCTTCTCCACCGGCGGCGGTGAGGCGGTCGAAACCGCCTTCAAGCTCGCCAAGCAGTACTGGAAGACGCAGGGCAAGTCCACCAAGCACAAGGTCATCTCGCGCGCGATCGCCTACCACGGCACGACGCAGGGCGCCCTGGCGATCACCGGCCTGCCGGTCATGAAGCACATGTTCGAACCCGTCACCCCCGGCGGCTTCCGGGTGCCGAACACCAACTACTACCGCGCCGAGGAGTCGGGCTTCGGGGGCGGGACGCCCGAGGAGTTCGGCCTGTGGGCCGCCGACCGCATCGAGCAGATGATCCAGTTCGAGGGCCCCGAGACGGTGGCCGCGGTGTTCCTGGAGCCGGTTCAGAACGCGGGCGGCTGCTTCCCCGCCCCGGCCGGGTACTTCCAGCGCGTGCGGGAGATCTGCGACAAGTACGACGTGCTCCTCGTCTCCGACGAGGTGATCTGCGCCTTCGGCCGACTCGGCCACTACTTCGGCGCGACCGCCTACGACTACCAGCCCGACATGATCACGTTCGCCAAGGCGGTCACGAGCGGCTACTCCCCCCTCGGCGGCACGATCATCAGCGACCGCATCTACGAGCCGTTCGCCCACGGCGACGCGACCTTCCCGCACGGCTACACCTTCGGCGGACACCCCGTCTCGGCGGCGGTCGCACTCGAGAACCTCGACGTGTTCGAAGAGGAGGGCCTGCTCGAGAACGTGCGCACGAACTCGCCGATCTTCCGCTCGACCCTCGAGCGGCTGAACGACCTGCCGATCGTCGGCGACGTGCGCGGCGACGGGTACTTCTTCGGCATCGAGCTCGTCAAGGACAAGGCGACCAAAGAGACCTTCGACGACGACGAGTCCGAGCGCCTGCTGCGCGGCTTCCTGTCGAAGGCCCTCTTCGACGCCGGCCTGTACTGCCGTGCCGACGACCGGGGCGACCCCGTGATCCAACTCGCGCCGCCCCTCACCATCGGTCCCGCCGAGTTCGACGAGATCGAGCAGATCCTGCGTTCCGTCCTCACCGAGGCCTGGACCCGCCTCTGA
- a CDS encoding APC family permease gives MTPTVVFDTFGLVAEKTDNVVPAAYAVALVVLVFTAISYGKMVRVIPSAGSAYTYAREAIHPGVGFVVGWTALIDYMLLPMVNALILRSYMEALFPDIPGWIWVVVFTAGVTLVIYLTMRGTSNVNMILLVFSILVMTVFVVMVVVQLVGGAGAGTAVSLAPFAHSEVQFGAVLAGATVVCFSFIGFDAVSMYSEEAKTPKVMPRAILLTLVVGGLIFLVASYVTQLRFPDSTAFPPEAIEDSTLPEIGVQVGGPVLQAVLTAAGFAATLASWLASHASVSRMLMVMGRNNVLPRRIFGFINPKTHTPTFSIVIVGVVSLLAIQFTLEQIAAYINYGALVAFSFVNISVIAWFAIRRGLRKTPGDIVRYIVMPTIGLLLTALLWVNLDGHALIGGLIWTALGVVYLVILTRGFRRPIASFDENQPVTGVNKTVSGPRSEI, from the coding sequence ATGACCCCCACCGTCGTCTTCGACACCTTCGGTCTCGTCGCCGAGAAGACCGACAACGTCGTGCCCGCCGCCTACGCGGTCGCCCTCGTCGTGCTCGTGTTCACCGCCATCAGCTACGGAAAGATGGTCCGCGTCATCCCGAGCGCGGGCTCCGCGTACACGTACGCCCGCGAGGCCATCCACCCGGGCGTCGGCTTCGTCGTCGGCTGGACCGCGCTGATCGACTACATGCTGCTGCCGATGGTGAACGCCCTCATCCTGCGCAGCTACATGGAGGCGCTCTTCCCCGACATCCCCGGCTGGATCTGGGTCGTCGTCTTCACCGCGGGCGTGACCCTCGTGATCTACCTGACCATGCGGGGCACCTCGAACGTCAACATGATCCTGCTGGTGTTCTCGATCCTCGTCATGACCGTCTTCGTCGTGATGGTCGTCGTGCAGCTCGTGGGTGGTGCGGGCGCGGGAACCGCCGTGTCGCTCGCCCCCTTCGCCCACAGCGAGGTGCAGTTCGGCGCCGTCTTGGCCGGAGCCACCGTCGTGTGCTTCTCGTTCATCGGCTTCGACGCGGTGTCGATGTACTCCGAAGAGGCGAAGACCCCCAAGGTCATGCCGCGGGCGATCCTGCTCACCCTCGTCGTCGGAGGCCTGATCTTCCTTGTCGCCTCGTACGTGACGCAGCTGCGCTTCCCCGACTCGACCGCGTTCCCTCCCGAGGCCATCGAGGACAGCACGCTTCCCGAGATCGGTGTGCAGGTCGGCGGCCCGGTGCTGCAGGCCGTGCTGACGGCGGCGGGCTTCGCCGCGACCCTCGCGTCGTGGCTCGCCTCGCACGCCTCGGTGTCGCGCATGCTCATGGTGATGGGACGCAACAACGTGCTGCCGCGCCGCATCTTCGGTTTCATCAACCCGAAGACGCACACCCCCACGTTCTCGATCGTGATCGTCGGCGTCGTGAGCCTGCTCGCGATCCAGTTCACCCTCGAGCAGATCGCCGCGTACATCAACTACGGCGCACTCGTGGCGTTCTCGTTCGTCAACATCTCGGTCATCGCCTGGTTCGCGATCCGCCGGGGACTGCGCAAGACCCCCGGCGACATCGTGCGCTACATCGTGATGCCCACCATCGGCCTGCTGCTGACCGCTCTGCTGTGGGTCAATCTCGACGGGCACGCCCTGATCGGCGGTCTCATCTGGACGGCGCTCGGGGTGGTCTACCTCGTGATCCTGACCCGCGGCTTCCGGCGTCCCATCGCCTCGTTCGACGAGAACCAGCCGGTGACGGGCGTGAACAAGACCGTCTCCGGTCCGCGCTCCGAGATCTGA
- a CDS encoding helix-turn-helix domain-containing protein: MTRATDADEQRAVETLGAAVRDARKRLGLSVHALSEKAGVSFGLVSQLERGLGNPSLQSLQRLAGALGIPVGQLLDEPAVPLAVVTRAKRHVMPTAADAPAHQRAVRELLTPRGESMLQLIRSTLPAGFTNEASPFRHIGTETVTVEAGVLVVCQADRRVELHAGDTVTYGCSAPHWWANGHDGETVVLGAVTPFER; this comes from the coding sequence ATGACTCGAGCCACGGATGCCGACGAGCAGCGCGCCGTCGAGACCCTCGGGGCCGCGGTGCGCGATGCCCGCAAGCGCCTCGGCCTCAGCGTGCACGCCCTGTCCGAGAAGGCCGGGGTGAGCTTCGGGCTGGTCAGCCAGCTCGAGCGCGGCCTCGGCAACCCCTCGCTGCAGTCCCTGCAGCGTCTGGCCGGGGCGCTCGGCATCCCGGTCGGACAGCTCTTGGACGAACCCGCCGTGCCGCTGGCCGTGGTGACCCGCGCCAAGCGTCACGTCATGCCCACCGCCGCCGACGCCCCGGCCCACCAGCGCGCCGTCCGCGAGCTGCTCACGCCGCGGGGCGAATCGATGCTGCAGCTCATCCGCTCGACCCTGCCGGCGGGGTTCACGAACGAGGCCAGCCCGTTCCGCCACATCGGCACCGAGACGGTGACGGTCGAGGCGGGCGTCCTCGTCGTCTGCCAGGCCGACCGGCGCGTCGAGCTGCACGCCGGCGACACCGTGACCTACGGCTGCTCGGCCCCGCACTGGTGGGCGAACGGCCACGACGGCGAGACCGTCGTGCTCGGGGCGGTCACCCCGTTCGAGCGCTGA
- a CDS encoding ABC transporter ATP-binding protein, which produces MNVLEVRDLRVAIGETAIVRGLDFSVERGQTLGIVGESGSGKSLTVLAATGLIDAPGRRVSGSSVLRTSPDAAGLELVGASEAALRSVHGGSVGFVFQDPSTSLNPFLTVGRQIAESLEVHRGLSRRAAHTRAIELLEAVGIPDPQERVEAYPHQFSGGQKQRVMIAIALACDPALLVADEPTTALDVTTQAQILDLVRELQRDRGTAVVWISHDLGVIGQVADDVLVLRGGEAVEQRALAEVYADPHHAYTKELLAARPRVVAGAGPAPAPAAAPLLRVAGLDVRFAVQTPAGRRTVHAVDDVSFTVRRGTTLALVGESGSGKSTIANALTGLIAPHAGTATLADAQGPEVRDVLRARRRERRRVAMVFQDPFASIDPRRTVADAIAEPLRVHRLGGATATARSARVAELLTLVDLDPAFARRYPHELSGGQRQRVSIARALALEPELMILDEATASLDVSVQARVLQLLRRLQLEQGLTYLFIAHDLAIVQQMSHDVVVLRGGRVVEAAPAAELFAHPREDYTRALLAAVPPDGPRVRA; this is translated from the coding sequence ATGAACGTTCTCGAAGTGCGCGATCTGCGCGTCGCGATCGGCGAGACCGCGATCGTGCGGGGCCTGGACTTCTCGGTGGAGCGGGGCCAGACCCTCGGCATCGTGGGGGAGTCGGGTTCCGGTAAGTCGCTCACGGTGCTCGCCGCCACCGGGCTCATCGACGCGCCGGGGCGACGGGTGAGCGGCTCCAGCGTGCTGCGGACGAGCCCGGATGCCGCGGGCCTCGAACTCGTCGGAGCGTCGGAAGCCGCGCTCCGCTCGGTGCACGGCGGTTCGGTGGGCTTCGTCTTCCAGGACCCCTCCACCTCTCTCAACCCGTTCCTCACCGTGGGGCGGCAGATCGCGGAGTCCCTCGAGGTGCACCGGGGACTCTCCCGCCGGGCAGCGCACACCCGAGCCATCGAGTTGCTCGAGGCCGTCGGCATCCCGGACCCCCAGGAGCGCGTCGAGGCCTACCCGCACCAGTTCTCGGGCGGGCAGAAGCAGCGCGTGATGATCGCGATCGCCCTGGCGTGCGATCCGGCCCTGCTCGTGGCCGATGAGCCGACCACCGCCCTCGACGTGACGACCCAGGCGCAGATCCTCGACCTCGTGCGCGAGCTGCAGCGCGACCGCGGGACCGCGGTGGTGTGGATCAGCCATGACCTCGGCGTCATCGGGCAGGTCGCCGACGACGTGCTCGTGCTCCGCGGCGGCGAGGCCGTCGAGCAGCGCGCGCTCGCCGAGGTGTACGCCGACCCGCACCACGCCTACACGAAGGAGCTCCTCGCGGCGCGTCCCCGGGTCGTGGCCGGAGCCGGTCCCGCCCCCGCGCCCGCGGCGGCCCCGCTGCTGCGCGTGGCGGGGCTGGACGTGCGCTTCGCCGTGCAGACGCCCGCGGGGCGCCGCACGGTGCACGCCGTCGACGACGTCTCGTTCACGGTGCGCCGCGGAACGACCCTGGCCCTGGTGGGGGAGTCGGGGTCGGGCAAGTCGACCATCGCGAACGCCCTCACGGGGCTGATCGCCCCGCACGCGGGCACCGCGACCCTCGCCGATGCGCAGGGACCGGAGGTGCGCGACGTGCTGCGCGCGCGGCGGCGCGAGCGTCGACGCGTGGCGATGGTGTTCCAGGACCCCTTCGCCTCGATCGACCCCCGCCGCACCGTCGCGGATGCGATCGCCGAACCGCTCCGCGTGCACCGGCTCGGCGGGGCGACGGCCACCGCGCGCTCGGCCCGCGTCGCGGAGCTGCTCACCCTCGTCGACCTCGACCCGGCGTTCGCGCGCCGCTACCCGCACGAGCTGTCGGGCGGCCAGCGTCAGCGGGTCTCGATCGCCCGCGCCCTGGCCCTCGAGCCCGAACTGATGATCCTCGACGAGGCCACGGCCTCGCTCGACGTCTCGGTGCAGGCGCGGGTCCTGCAGTTGCTCCGGCGCCTGCAGCTCGAGCAGGGGCTGACGTACCTGTTCATCGCCCACGATCTCGCGATCGTGCAGCAGATGAGCCACGACGTCGTCGTGCTCCGGGGCGGCAGGGTGGTCGAGGCAGCGCCCGCGGCCGAGCTGTTCGCCCATCCCCGCGAGGACTACACGCGCGCCCTGCTGGCCGCGGTGCCGCCCGACGGTCCGCGCGTACGGGCATGA
- a CDS encoding ABC transporter permease, with translation MSATDPALVPAAAAPATPARVASWRLLAANPLTVAAAVVLAVIVVAALLAPWIAPYGVNEIDVSRALAAPSPAHWFGTDELGRDVFSRVLRAASTSLTIAVIAVALALVLGLLLGVVAGYAGGAVDATLMRVVDVMFAFPVLLLALAIIAIFEPGMLTTTIAIGVVYTPIFARVARASTLSLRTSPFVQVSRSMGTPAPMILVRHVLPNIGGPVVVQTSLSLAFAILSEAALSFLGLGIQPPAPSWGGMLFTAQGFLAQAWWMSVFPGAAIFVTALAFNLLGDGLRDGLDPRQRTIIEARQGQRRRERVAAALSRRSTPTHRDGKSTR, from the coding sequence ATGAGCGCCACCGACCCCGCCCTCGTCCCCGCCGCGGCTGCGCCCGCGACCCCCGCCCGCGTGGCGTCGTGGCGCCTGCTCGCCGCGAACCCCCTCACCGTGGCCGCCGCCGTCGTGCTCGCGGTCATCGTGGTCGCCGCGCTGCTCGCCCCCTGGATCGCCCCGTACGGCGTGAACGAGATCGACGTCTCCCGAGCGCTCGCCGCGCCGAGCCCGGCCCACTGGTTCGGCACCGACGAGCTCGGCCGCGACGTGTTCTCGCGCGTGCTGCGGGCGGCATCCACGTCGCTCACGATCGCCGTGATCGCCGTCGCCCTCGCGCTGGTGCTGGGCCTGCTGCTGGGCGTGGTCGCCGGCTACGCGGGCGGCGCGGTCGATGCGACCCTCATGCGCGTGGTCGACGTGATGTTCGCCTTCCCCGTGCTGCTGCTGGCGCTCGCCATCATCGCGATCTTCGAGCCGGGCATGCTCACCACGACCATCGCCATCGGCGTCGTCTACACGCCGATCTTCGCCCGCGTCGCCCGGGCCAGCACGTTGTCGCTGCGGACGTCGCCGTTCGTGCAGGTCTCGCGCAGCATGGGCACGCCCGCCCCGATGATCCTCGTGCGCCACGTGCTGCCGAACATCGGCGGTCCGGTGGTGGTGCAGACCTCGCTCTCGCTCGCGTTCGCGATCCTCTCCGAGGCGGCGCTGTCGTTCCTCGGCCTCGGCATCCAGCCGCCCGCGCCGTCGTGGGGCGGGATGCTGTTCACCGCGCAGGGCTTCCTCGCCCAGGCGTGGTGGATGAGCGTGTTCCCGGGAGCGGCGATCTTCGTCACCGCCCTCGCATTCAACCTGCTGGGCGACGGTCTGCGCGACGGCCTCGACCCCCGCCAGCGCACCATCATCGAAGCGCGCCAGGGCCAGCGCCGGCGAGAACGCGTCGCCGCCGCCCTCTCGCGCCGATCGACTCCGACGCACCGTGACGGAAAGAGCACACGATGA
- a CDS encoding ABC transporter permease: MRIAPAQVLRFIGTRVLSSAVVLLGVLIVVFALVHLVPGDPVRLALGTRYTPEAYEALRTASGLDRPLPEQFVSYVLHAVTGDFGVSFRNGQPITTTLLQRLPATVSLAVVGLVVALLISLPAGVYSALREGRVSDVIVRVSSQFGVSIPDFWLGMLLISLFSVTLGWLPASGYVALTDDPAGWLRQVALPGLTVGLVAGAIMTRYIRAAVIDVASAGYVRTAVSKGLPRRIVVSRHIVRGALVPVLTIAGIQLATILGGVIVVEVVFAWPGLGRLVYDAVAARDYPLIQGAVLLVAVMFIVVNLIVDVLYAVVDPRIRAA, from the coding sequence ATGAGGATCGCCCCCGCACAGGTGCTCCGATTCATCGGCACGCGCGTGCTGTCGTCGGCCGTGGTGCTGCTCGGTGTGCTGATCGTCGTGTTCGCCCTGGTGCACCTCGTCCCCGGTGACCCGGTGCGGCTGGCCCTGGGCACCCGGTACACCCCCGAGGCGTACGAGGCGCTGCGTACGGCGTCCGGTCTCGACCGCCCCCTGCCCGAGCAGTTCGTCTCGTACGTCCTGCACGCCGTCACCGGCGACTTCGGCGTCAGCTTCCGAAACGGTCAGCCGATCACCACGACCCTCCTCCAGCGCCTGCCCGCCACGGTGTCCCTCGCCGTCGTCGGGCTCGTCGTCGCCCTGCTCATCTCGCTCCCCGCCGGGGTGTACTCCGCCCTCCGCGAGGGACGCGTGAGTGACGTCATCGTGCGGGTGAGCAGCCAGTTCGGCGTCTCGATCCCCGACTTCTGGCTCGGGATGCTGCTGATCTCCCTCTTCTCCGTGACCCTCGGATGGCTCCCCGCCAGCGGGTACGTCGCCCTGACCGACGACCCGGCGGGGTGGCTGCGACAGGTCGCGCTGCCCGGACTCACCGTGGGCCTCGTCGCGGGCGCCATCATGACGCGCTACATCCGCGCGGCCGTCATCGACGTGGCGTCGGCCGGATACGTGCGCACCGCGGTGTCGAAGGGGCTGCCCCGCCGCATCGTCGTCTCGCGGCACATCGTGCGCGGAGCACTGGTGCCGGTGCTGACGATCGCCGGCATCCAGCTCGCCACCATCCTCGGCGGGGTGATCGTCGTCGAGGTGGTCTTCGCCTGGCCGGGCCTCGGCCGCCTGGTCTACGACGCGGTCGCGGCGCGCGACTACCCCCTCATCCAGGGGGCCGTGCTGCTGGTGGCCGTCATGTTCATCGTCGTCAACCTGATCGTCGACGTGCTGTACGCCGTCGTCGACCCGAGGATCCGAGCCGCATGA
- a CDS encoding ABC transporter substrate-binding protein, translating into MNTRITLGIAGALAATLALAGCSAGQGVDLGDSGTASGQTLVAAIGGEPDQLDPQKTTSYFAFEVLENVYDTLVAPDAALEMQPALAESWETSDDQLTWTFHLRDGVTFHDGSAFTSEDVVYSYRRIIDEELSNAWKFATVADVAAPDDATVVITVTQPTPNLLSNLGGFKGMAIVEKANVESGDITTAPVGTGPFSLSDYTAGDHITLTANPDYWGGAPSLGGVEYRFISEPATALASLKAGDIDWTDVVPAQQVEQLGSDSAVTLGLTPSSDYWYLALNEAKQPWSDVRVRQAIAYAIDRDAIVQAVSYGTAEKNQLAIPTQSVWYTEYDQYSTDVDKAKQLLAEAGYTGGTLDLLATSDYPETVTAAQIIAANLEPLGIQVQIRQPDFSTWLDEQNSGNFDMLMMGWLGNIDPDDFYYSQHHTDGASNAQKFSDPDVDRLLDAGRVETDADARKKLYADAATIIADKASYIYLYNPSVTQVWSPAVTGYETRADRAIRFAGTSLDK; encoded by the coding sequence ATGAACACGCGCATCACACTCGGCATCGCCGGCGCGCTCGCCGCGACCCTCGCCCTCGCCGGCTGCTCGGCCGGTCAGGGCGTGGACCTCGGCGACTCCGGCACCGCCTCCGGCCAGACCCTCGTCGCCGCGATCGGCGGTGAGCCCGACCAGCTCGACCCGCAGAAGACGACGTCGTACTTCGCGTTCGAGGTGCTCGAGAACGTCTACGACACCCTCGTCGCGCCCGACGCGGCGCTCGAGATGCAGCCCGCGCTCGCCGAGAGCTGGGAGACCAGCGACGACCAGCTCACGTGGACCTTCCACCTGCGGGACGGCGTCACGTTCCACGACGGTTCCGCCTTCACCAGCGAAGACGTCGTCTACTCCTACCGCCGCATCATCGACGAAGAGCTCTCCAACGCGTGGAAGTTCGCCACCGTCGCCGACGTCGCCGCCCCCGACGACGCCACCGTCGTCATCACCGTCACCCAGCCCACCCCGAACCTGCTGTCGAACCTCGGCGGCTTCAAGGGCATGGCGATCGTCGAGAAGGCCAACGTCGAATCGGGCGACATCACCACCGCGCCCGTCGGCACCGGCCCCTTCTCGCTCAGCGACTACACCGCCGGCGATCACATCACCCTCACCGCCAACCCCGACTACTGGGGTGGCGCACCGTCGCTGGGCGGCGTGGAGTACCGCTTCATCTCGGAACCGGCGACCGCCCTCGCCTCGCTCAAGGCCGGCGACATAGACTGGACCGACGTGGTGCCCGCCCAGCAGGTCGAGCAGCTCGGGAGCGACAGTGCGGTGACCCTCGGCCTCACCCCCTCCAGCGACTACTGGTACCTCGCGCTCAACGAGGCCAAGCAGCCGTGGAGCGACGTGCGCGTCCGCCAGGCGATCGCGTACGCCATCGATCGGGATGCCATCGTGCAGGCCGTCAGCTACGGCACCGCCGAGAAGAACCAGCTCGCCATCCCGACGCAGAGCGTCTGGTACACGGAGTACGACCAGTACTCCACCGATGTCGATAAGGCGAAGCAGCTGCTCGCCGAGGCCGGGTACACCGGCGGGACGCTCGACCTGCTCGCCACGAGCGACTACCCCGAGACCGTGACCGCGGCCCAGATCATCGCCGCCAACCTCGAACCCCTCGGCATCCAGGTGCAGATCCGTCAGCCCGACTTCTCCACCTGGCTCGACGAGCAGAACTCCGGCAACTTCGACATGTTGATGATGGGGTGGCTCGGCAACATCGACCCCGACGACTTCTACTACTCCCAGCACCACACCGACGGTGCGAGCAACGCGCAGAAGTTCTCGGACCCCGACGTCGACCGCCTGCTCGACGCCGGTCGGGTCGAGACCGACGCCGACGCCCGCAAGAAGCTGTACGCGGACGCTGCGACGATCATCGCCGACAAGGCCAGCTACATCTACCTCTACAACCCCTCGGTGACCCAGGTGTGGTCGCCGGCCGTGACGGGGTACGAGACCCGGGCCGACCGCGCGATCCGCTTCGCCGGCACCAGCCTCGACAAGTGA
- a CDS encoding DUF1028 domain-containing protein has product MTFTVLGRDPLRGRIGAATASRSLAVGASVLAVAPAVGVVASQAWTNRSLRALLLDEMRAGSDAAAAVARVPDWDDGSRLRQVAVLGWAGDGAARSGADITAWAGHRVGPDAVFVGNLLVGGEVLEAMAETWTATAGIDLADRLLETLAAGDGAGGDARGRQSAALLVASRTDTLLDLRVDDHTDPVPELARLRRLAGQDAEAPARARW; this is encoded by the coding sequence ATGACCTTCACCGTCCTCGGCCGCGACCCTCTGCGCGGGCGGATCGGCGCCGCCACCGCGAGCAGATCGCTCGCCGTCGGCGCCTCGGTGCTCGCGGTCGCCCCGGCGGTGGGCGTCGTGGCGAGTCAGGCGTGGACCAACCGCTCGTTGCGTGCGCTGCTGCTCGACGAGATGCGGGCGGGATCCGACGCGGCCGCGGCGGTCGCGCGCGTCCCCGACTGGGACGACGGGTCGCGCCTGCGGCAGGTCGCCGTGCTCGGCTGGGCCGGCGACGGTGCGGCGCGCTCCGGCGCCGACATCACCGCCTGGGCGGGCCACCGGGTGGGGCCGGATGCCGTCTTCGTCGGCAACCTGCTCGTCGGCGGCGAGGTGCTCGAGGCGATGGCCGAGACCTGGACGGCGACGGCCGGAATCGATCTGGCGGACCGGCTGCTGGAGACGCTCGCCGCGGGCGACGGGGCCGGGGGCGATGCGCGGGGCCGCCAGAGCGCCGCACTGCTGGTGGCCTCCCGCACAGACACCCTGCTCGATCTGCGCGTCGACGACCACACCGACCCTGTTCCGGAGCTGGCGCGCCTCCGCCGCCTCGCGGGGCAGGATGCCGAGGCACCCGCCCGCGCCCGGTGGTGA
- a CDS encoding S8 family peptidase, protein MTPTPRPPGRRPSGARRWWAVGIVGALLTTAGVVGVWPSVPPTPEAAASPPPAPAVAAATPSWSEAIGIPADATEEERLRIELSYDLVAVPTARYDQLRALPDVSEVSPVTRGDTVYVAVPATEVPAILAVIPEARFLPNEIVTASADQTPTPSWGLDAVDNTAALTDDHYLYDSTGAGVTAFIVDSGVQSSHPDFGGRVDAANGHSEVDDGRGTEDCNGHGTHVAGTVGSTTYGVAKDVRIVPVRVLGCGREGSGLALLYAMFWIYDNHDGANAVINMSLGLPRNAFVDDIIDDGIELGFVIVVAAGNETQDACNVSPAGAPDLLTVGAIDSSRTLAWYSNYGPCVDILAPGSGITSTYLDSSTAVFDGTSMATPHVAGLAARLRQLHPAWGPAEVQAALTTAAATGHVADLPAGTPNLLAALPAVPRITALTATADPAGVALAWTTNDIGTPTAFSVTVTDTSTGRAYPVVVAGLHGSTVFTEVASGRTYSVSVTGTVRMPAGTASTTETVTTEYTAP, encoded by the coding sequence GTGACCCCCACTCCTCGCCCGCCCGGGCGTCGCCCGTCCGGTGCTCGTCGCTGGTGGGCGGTCGGCATCGTCGGGGCCCTGCTGACCACCGCCGGCGTGGTCGGTGTGTGGCCCTCCGTCCCCCCGACACCGGAGGCCGCGGCCTCGCCGCCGCCGGCGCCCGCGGTCGCGGCGGCGACCCCGTCGTGGTCGGAGGCGATCGGCATCCCCGCGGACGCCACCGAAGAGGAGCGGCTGCGGATCGAGCTGTCGTACGACCTCGTCGCCGTGCCGACCGCGCGCTACGACCAGCTTCGCGCCCTGCCGGACGTCTCGGAGGTGAGCCCCGTCACGCGCGGCGACACGGTCTACGTCGCCGTGCCCGCCACCGAGGTGCCGGCGATCCTCGCGGTGATCCCCGAGGCCCGCTTCCTGCCCAACGAGATCGTCACGGCATCCGCGGATCAAACCCCCACCCCCTCGTGGGGTCTGGACGCCGTCGACAACACCGCCGCGCTCACCGACGACCACTACCTGTACGACTCCACGGGAGCCGGCGTCACGGCGTTCATCGTCGACAGCGGCGTGCAGTCCTCGCATCCCGACTTCGGGGGACGCGTCGACGCCGCCAACGGTCACAGCGAGGTCGACGACGGTCGGGGCACCGAGGACTGCAACGGTCACGGAACCCACGTGGCGGGCACGGTCGGCAGCACCACATACGGCGTCGCCAAAGACGTGCGAATCGTGCCCGTTCGCGTGCTCGGCTGTGGTCGAGAGGGCTCGGGCCTCGCCCTGCTGTACGCCATGTTCTGGATCTACGACAACCACGACGGGGCGAACGCGGTCATCAACATGAGCCTCGGTCTGCCGCGCAACGCCTTCGTCGACGACATCATCGACGACGGGATCGAGCTCGGCTTCGTGATCGTCGTCGCCGCCGGCAACGAGACGCAGGACGCGTGCAACGTCTCGCCCGCCGGCGCTCCCGATCTGCTGACCGTCGGGGCGATCGACTCGAGCCGCACCCTCGCGTGGTACAGCAACTACGGTCCGTGCGTCGACATCCTCGCCCCCGGCTCGGGGATCACCTCGACCTACCTCGACTCCTCGACTGCGGTGTTCGACGGGACGTCGATGGCCACGCCGCACGTCGCCGGCCTCGCGGCCCGTCTGCGTCAGCTGCACCCCGCGTGGGGCCCGGCCGAGGTGCAGGCCGCGCTGACGACGGCGGCGGCGACCGGCCACGTGGCCGATCTCCCGGCCGGGACGCCGAACCTGCTGGCCGCCCTCCCCGCTGTTCCCCGCATCACCGCGCTGACGGCCACCGCCGACCCCGCGGGTGTCGCCTTGGCCTGGACCACCAACGACATCGGCACGCCCACCGCCTTCTCGGTGACGGTGACCGACACCTCGACCGGTCGCGCCTATCCCGTGGTCGTCGCGGGTCTTCACGGATCGACCGTCTTCACCGAGGTGGCATCCGGTCGCACCTACAGCGTGAGCGTCACGGGCACGGTGCGGATGCCGGCGGGGACGGCGTCGACGACCGAGACGGTCACCACCGAGTACACCGCGCCGTAG